The Geotrypetes seraphini chromosome 8, aGeoSer1.1, whole genome shotgun sequence genome includes a region encoding these proteins:
- the LOC117365099 gene encoding uncharacterized protein LOC117365099 isoform X2, protein MMQYMDLHYQQYHIPPLELWRTQRKIPKEHYGQLETLIVLCVFTVLGIVSLGHVEGWTPARRLVLDDNARFQWGWRSATSRRQQEKFSCEKGQRCTIANITTNVDIWKGPHNDRRGYIFYALYQSQVVVKNYLSSL, encoded by the exons atgatgcaatatatg gatttacactaccagcagtaccacattccaccactagagctgtggagaacacagagaaaaattccgaAAGAACATTATGGGCAATTG GAAACCCTAATCGTCCTATGCGTATTCACAGTCCTTGGTATCGTATCTTTGGGTCACGTAGAAGGATGGACTCCGGCTAGGCGTCTGGTTTTGGATGACAATGCTCGATTTCAATGGGGATGGAGAAGTGCTACCAGCAGACGACAACAGGAAAAGTTTAGTTGTGAAAAAGGACAGAGATGTACAATAGCTAACATCACAACTAATGTGGACATATGGAAAGGCCCTCACAATGACAGAAGAGGGTATATCTTTTATGCCCTATATCAGAGTCAAGTAGTGGTAAAAAATTACCTTTCCTCCCTCTAG
- the LOC117365099 gene encoding uncharacterized protein LOC117365099 isoform X1, whose protein sequence is MPTIWYPMTLAAGVDNDMLDLFNASNSLTFLVDTNITHIINWTICSLQTLQQQQQKNVFQTQLLTANEQVWRTVFSDVIRAGHWLQIPSSGIRCEKTLCQGYFTIYNVTKQSIMCKYIVMPLLIGSAPNQHFWTPTFYGQVIDMHNRTHDLTFCDNTLSGKVCKLQSAVYEPCLLQNTVNKCEWTIMPITYRYMVEIAPQVVCVVTDQPVIPGMAVPFSGCIHNISVLHWENDTFILTSDVDKDVAIIWNSTKWDVPNWDVNLTRFKQILTQSTKIQSAIRYLNQSIMAHQLTTTIAADSIVTIGSGIADATSHHWWDIFLGYSPSAKTTLDWIIHPLLIVVILVIILIVMWHMAFVVNNKK, encoded by the coding sequence ATGCCTACTATTTGGTACCCAATGACACTAGCAGCTGGCGTGGATAATGATATGTTAGATCTTTTTAATGCTAGTAATTCTCTAACCTTCCTTGTAGATACTAATATTACTCACATAATCAATTGGACTATATGTTCTTTGCAAACattacagcagcaacaacagaaaaatgtctttcaaacacaactTTTGACAGCAAATGAACAAGTGTGGAGGACCGTCTTTTCTGATGTAATCCGTGCAGGCCATTGGCTACAAATACCTAGTTCGGGGATAAGGTGTGAGAAAACCCTATGTCAGGGATATTTTACCATTTACAATGTAACCAAACAGAGTATAATGTGTAAATACATAGTGATGCCTTTACTAATTGGGTCAGCTCCTAATCAACACTTTTGGACCCCCACCTTTTATGGACAGGTGATAGATATGCATAATCGTACCCATGATTTAACTTTTTGTGATAACACTTTAAGTggaaaagtttgtaaattacaatctGCTGTATATGAACCATGTTTATTGCAAAATACTGTAAACAAATGTGAATGGACTATTATGCCAATAACCTATAGGTATATGGTCGAAATAGCACCACAAGTAGTATGTGTAGTAACTGATCAACCAGTGATACCAGGAATGGCAGTGCCTTTTTCGGGATGTATTCATAACATTTCAGTATTGCACTGGGAAAATGACACATTCATATTAACATCCGATGTAGATAAGGATGTAGCTATCATTTGGAATAGCACTAAATGGGATGTTCCAAATTGGGATGTAAATTTGACCAGATTTAAGCAAATATTAACTCAATCAACCAAAATACAGAGTGCCATCCGATACCTAAATCAAAGTATTATGGCTCATCAGCTTACCACCACTATTGCAGCAGACTCGATAGTGACAATAGGGTCAGGAATAGCTGATGCTACTTCACATCATTGGTGGGATATATTTTTAGGATATTCACCTTCAGCCAAAACGACTCTGGATTGGATCATCCATCCTCTGTTAATAGTTGTTATTCTGGTAATAATTTTAATTGTTATGTGGCATATGGCATTTGTTGTAAACAACAAAAAGTGA